One genomic region from Streptomyces sp. NBC_01431 encodes:
- a CDS encoding sugar transferase produces the protein MRHGGLVSPSPSARRRLANGAISQPAIDWEQRYRRTVITSDTLTTSFVVVAIGLFFGARDAANWHEKWGILTFGTELLVLGALAVSRAWAPAVLGQGAEEFRRLGRSLSTAAVVLALGGIALTSRNIKLWIFVAIPAIALITMTERYLLRLWLHKQRKEGRCLRPVLAAGSPATVRDLITRTRKFPHLGWRVDAVCTTDSPGLDGDHLDGVPVVGRLTDVAGHVRRDGYRVVAVTPDPHWSPDRLQRLAWNLEGSDAEMVVAPVLMEVAGPRLHVDAVLGIPLLRVSMPTFTGGRRAVKEVVDRLGAAILLMLFAPLMVLVGLLVLLDSRGGAFYRQRRVGKDGREFTIVKYRTMVAGADSARAELMDLNEGAGLLFKLHRDPRVTRVGAVLRRYSIDELPQLFNVLTGSMSLVGPRPPLPEESAAYGPDIRRRLLVKPGLTGLWQISGRSDLPWDEAVRLDLRYVEDWSLALDTVILWKTLRAVLYGQGAY, from the coding sequence GTGCGGCATGGCGGCTTAGTCAGCCCGTCTCCGTCGGCGCGAAGACGTCTGGCGAACGGGGCAATCAGCCAACCCGCGATCGACTGGGAGCAGCGGTACCGCCGTACCGTGATCACCAGCGACACCCTGACCACCTCCTTCGTGGTGGTGGCGATCGGCCTCTTCTTCGGGGCCCGGGACGCGGCCAACTGGCATGAGAAGTGGGGAATCCTCACATTCGGCACCGAGCTGCTTGTGCTGGGAGCGCTTGCGGTGAGCCGGGCGTGGGCTCCGGCCGTGCTCGGCCAGGGCGCCGAGGAATTCCGCCGGCTCGGACGCTCACTGTCCACGGCAGCCGTCGTACTGGCGCTCGGCGGGATCGCCCTCACCTCGCGCAACATCAAACTCTGGATCTTCGTCGCGATCCCCGCGATCGCGCTCATCACCATGACGGAGCGGTATCTGCTGCGCCTCTGGCTGCACAAACAGCGCAAGGAAGGACGGTGTCTGCGACCGGTGCTCGCTGCCGGGAGTCCGGCCACCGTGCGCGACCTGATCACCCGGACCCGCAAGTTCCCGCACCTAGGCTGGCGGGTGGACGCGGTGTGCACGACGGACAGCCCCGGGCTCGACGGCGACCACCTGGACGGAGTGCCGGTCGTCGGCCGCCTGACGGACGTCGCGGGCCACGTCCGCCGCGACGGCTACCGTGTCGTCGCGGTGACGCCGGACCCGCACTGGTCACCGGACCGGCTTCAGCGGCTGGCCTGGAACCTCGAAGGCAGCGACGCGGAGATGGTCGTGGCCCCCGTACTGATGGAGGTGGCCGGTCCGCGACTGCATGTCGACGCGGTGCTCGGGATCCCGCTGCTGCGGGTGAGCATGCCGACCTTCACCGGGGGTCGCCGGGCGGTCAAGGAGGTCGTCGACCGGTTGGGCGCGGCGATCCTGCTCATGCTGTTCGCGCCGTTGATGGTGCTCGTCGGGCTGCTCGTCCTCCTGGACAGCCGGGGTGGGGCGTTCTACCGCCAGCGCAGGGTGGGCAAGGACGGCCGCGAGTTCACCATCGTGAAGTACCGCACCATGGTCGCCGGGGCCGACAGCGCACGGGCCGAACTGATGGATCTCAACGAGGGCGCCGGCCTGCTGTTCAAGCTCCACCGGGATCCGCGGGTGACCCGGGTGGGAGCGGTGCTGCGCCGGTACTCGATCGACGAGCTCCCACAGCTTTTCAACGTGCTCACCGGATCGATGTCGCTCGTCGGTCCGCGGCCCCCGTTACCGGAGGAGTCCGCTGCGTACGGCCCGGACATCCGGCGGCGGCTGCTGGTCAAGCCGGGACTCACCGGCCTGTGGCAGATCAGCGGACGCAGCGACCTGCCGTGGGACGAGGCGGTGCGCCTGGACCTGCGGTACGTGGAGGACTGGTCGCTCGCCCTGGACACAGTGATCTTGTGGAAGACGCTGCGTGCGGTGCTCTACGGGCAGGGGGCCTACTGA